A DNA window from Sphingomonas changnyeongensis contains the following coding sequences:
- a CDS encoding peptidylprolyl isomerase produces the protein MLALAALAAPLASAQDAQNAAAQPATGAAGLDIPADVIVFGRNDPTLRKPTAIVNGDIITRTDIEQRLALIVAANGAANVPPEELERLRAQVLRNLIDEMLQIQEAAGNEIKVAQSEIQQSYERVASNFKRNPRQMTEYLASIGSSEASIKRQIEGELAWSRLLRRRVEPFVNVGQEEVQSIMARLEAAKGAQEVRVGEIFLSATPETAQDVALNARRIIEQIRQGGSFAAYARQFSEASTAAVGGDLGWLRPEQLPDALADAAREMQIGTLAGPIQIPGGFSILYMTDKRQVLTADPRDAVLSLRQLAIRFPAGLSESQAAARTAEFAAATRAIQGCGAAQEVAQKLQAEVVDNDQIKVRDLPLQLQDLMINLQIGQATPPFGSRTDGVRVLVLCGRDEAESAQAPSFDRIMAQLEEQRVNLRARRYLRDLRRDAIIDYR, from the coding sequence ATGCTCGCCCTCGCCGCGCTGGCGGCTCCGCTTGCCTCCGCCCAGGACGCGCAGAACGCCGCCGCCCAGCCCGCGACCGGCGCGGCCGGGCTCGACATCCCCGCCGATGTGATCGTGTTCGGCCGCAACGATCCGACGCTGCGCAAGCCGACGGCGATCGTGAATGGCGACATCATCACCCGCACCGATATCGAACAGCGGCTGGCGCTGATCGTCGCCGCCAACGGCGCGGCCAATGTGCCGCCCGAAGAGCTGGAGCGGCTGCGCGCCCAGGTGCTGCGCAACCTGATCGACGAGATGCTGCAGATCCAGGAAGCTGCGGGCAACGAGATCAAGGTCGCGCAGAGCGAGATTCAGCAAAGCTATGAGCGGGTGGCGTCGAACTTCAAACGCAACCCGCGGCAGATGACCGAATATCTGGCGAGCATCGGGTCGTCCGAAGCCTCGATCAAGCGCCAGATCGAGGGCGAGCTGGCGTGGAGCCGGCTGCTGCGCCGCCGGGTCGAGCCGTTCGTCAATGTCGGCCAGGAAGAGGTGCAGTCGATCATGGCGCGGCTGGAAGCCGCCAAGGGGGCGCAGGAAGTGCGCGTCGGCGAAATCTTCCTGTCGGCGACGCCCGAAACCGCGCAGGACGTCGCGCTCAACGCGCGGCGCATCATCGAACAGATCCGCCAGGGCGGGTCGTTCGCCGCCTATGCGCGGCAGTTTTCCGAAGCCTCGACGGCGGCGGTCGGCGGCGATCTGGGCTGGCTGCGCCCCGAACAGCTGCCCGATGCGCTGGCCGATGCCGCGCGCGAGATGCAGATCGGCACGCTCGCCGGGCCGATCCAGATTCCGGGCGGTTTTTCGATCCTCTACATGACCGACAAGCGCCAGGTGCTGACCGCTGACCCGCGCGACGCGGTGCTGAGCCTGAGGCAGCTGGCGATCCGTTTCCCCGCCGGATTGAGCGAAAGCCAGGCGGCGGCCCGCACCGCCGAGTTCGCCGCCGCGACCCGCGCCATCCAGGGCTGCGGCGCGGCGCAGGAGGTTGCCCAGAAGCTCCAGGCCGAGGTGGTCGACAATGACCAGATCAAGGTCCGCGACCTGCCGCTCCAGCTTCAGGATCTGATGATCAACCTGCAGATCGGCCAGGCGACCCCGCCCTTCGGCTCGCGCACCGACGGGGTGCGGGTGCTGGTGCTGTGCGGCCGCGACGAGGCGGAAAGCGCACAGGCGCCGTCGTTCGACCGGATCATGGCCCAGCTGGAGGAACAGCGCGTCAATCTGCGCGCCCGCCGCTATCTGCGCGACCTGCGCCGCGACGCCATCATCGATTATCGCTGA
- the rsmA gene encoding 16S rRNA (adenine(1518)-N(6)/adenine(1519)-N(6))-dimethyltransferase RsmA, whose protein sequence is MSDLPPLREVIARHGLSALKALGQNFLLDEQLLDRIARVPGPLDGAAVFEVGPGPGGLTRALLRAGAEVVAVEHDPRCLPALAELAGWAPGRLRVIAGDALRIDGAAALGRPGHVVANLPYNVGTALLVGWLTLADWPPWWRSLTLMFQKEVADRIVARPDTDAYGRLAVLAQWRAQARIALPVHRSAFTPPPKVMSAVVHIVPAEAPPGVSVRRIEALTAAAFGQRRKMLRQSLKGVPGALDALAALGIDPTRRAETVTVEEFVALARALHA, encoded by the coding sequence TTGAGCGACCTGCCGCCGCTGCGCGAGGTGATCGCGCGTCACGGGCTGAGCGCGTTGAAGGCGCTCGGCCAGAATTTCCTGCTCGACGAACAATTGCTCGACCGCATCGCGCGGGTGCCGGGGCCGCTCGACGGCGCGGCGGTGTTCGAGGTCGGCCCCGGCCCGGGCGGGCTGACCCGCGCGCTGCTGCGCGCCGGGGCGGAGGTGGTCGCGGTCGAACATGACCCGCGCTGCCTGCCGGCGCTCGCGGAACTGGCCGGCTGGGCGCCCGGTCGGCTGCGGGTGATTGCGGGCGATGCGCTGCGCATCGATGGCGCCGCCGCGCTCGGGCGGCCCGGCCATGTGGTGGCGAACCTGCCCTATAATGTCGGCACAGCGCTGCTGGTCGGCTGGCTGACCCTGGCGGACTGGCCGCCCTGGTGGCGGTCGCTGACGCTGATGTTCCAGAAAGAGGTGGCGGACCGCATCGTCGCCCGGCCGGACACCGACGCCTATGGCCGGCTGGCGGTGCTCGCCCAGTGGCGGGCGCAGGCGCGGATCGCGCTGCCGGTCCACCGATCGGCCTTCACCCCGCCGCCCAAGGTGATGTCGGCGGTCGTCCATATCGTGCCCGCGGAAGCACCGCCCGGCGTGTCGGTGCGGCGGATCGAGGCGCTGACCGCCGCCGCCTTCGGCCAGCGGCGCAAGATGCTGCGCCAGAGCCTGAAGGGCGTGCCGGGCGCGCTCGATGCGCTTGCCGCTCTCGGCATCGATCCGACACGCCGGGCAGAGACGGTGACAGTGGAGGAATTCGTGGCGCTGGCACGGGCGCTCCACGCCTAG
- a CDS encoding DUF2062 domain-containing protein, translating to MVKRLGAWMRANTPDREALASSRWLGPFGGHVLRSELWRFTRRSVPRGVAVGLLVGIFLMIPGLQIVGAALMCVPVRGNIPLAAAMTFLSMPATTPFILIGAIMIGNRLGWHADLPAFWTLYDRGAGIGEWLAWLASDAAPSLIVGLLVISIGAAVIGYVLAVWIWRLVLVRKWRSRGHGRGRAG from the coding sequence GTGGTGAAGCGGCTGGGCGCATGGATGCGCGCCAACACCCCTGACCGGGAGGCGCTGGCGTCGAGCCGCTGGCTGGGGCCGTTTGGCGGCCATGTGCTCAGGTCCGAACTGTGGCGCTTCACCCGCCGCTCGGTGCCGCGCGGCGTCGCGGTGGGGCTGCTGGTCGGGATCTTCCTGATGATCCCGGGGCTGCAGATCGTCGGCGCGGCGCTGATGTGCGTGCCGGTGCGCGGCAACATTCCGCTCGCCGCCGCGATGACCTTTCTGTCGATGCCTGCGACGACGCCGTTCATCCTGATCGGCGCGATCATGATCGGCAACCGGCTGGGCTGGCATGCCGATCTGCCGGCCTTCTGGACGCTTTACGACCGCGGCGCGGGGATCGGCGAATGGCTGGCCTGGCTGGCATCGGATGCCGCCCCGTCGCTGATCGTCGGGCTGCTGGTGATCTCGATCGGCGCAGCGGTGATCGGCTATGTGCTCGCGGTGTGGATCTGGCGGCTGGTGCTCGTCCGCAAATGGCGCAGCCGCGGGCATGGTCGCGGCCGCGCCGGCTGA
- the smpB gene encoding SsrA-binding protein SmpB has protein sequence MARPRPAEFDKKKIVAENRRARFDYFIDEVFEAGIVLTGTEVKSLRFGEGSIAESYAEVKDGEVWLVNSNVPEFSHGNRFNHEPKRPRKLLLKERQINKMHGAVAREGMTLVPLSVYFNGKGRAKVELALARGKKAHDKRDTIRERDWKREQSRLLRNHG, from the coding sequence ATGGCCCGTCCGCGTCCTGCCGAGTTCGACAAGAAAAAGATCGTCGCCGAGAACCGGCGCGCGCGCTTCGACTATTTCATCGACGAGGTGTTCGAGGCGGGCATCGTGCTCACCGGCACCGAGGTCAAGTCGCTGCGCTTCGGCGAGGGATCGATCGCGGAAAGCTATGCCGAGGTGAAGGACGGCGAGGTCTGGCTGGTCAACTCCAACGTGCCCGAGTTCAGCCATGGCAACCGCTTCAACCATGAGCCGAAGCGGCCGCGCAAGCTGCTGCTCAAGGAACGGCAGATCAACAAGATGCACGGCGCGGTGGCGCGCGAGGGCATGACGCTGGTGCCGCTGTCGGTCTATTTCAACGGCAAGGGCCGGGCCAAGGTCGAGCTGGCGCTGGCGCGCGGCAAGAAGGCGCATGACAAGCGCGACACCATCCGCGAGCGCGACTGGAAGCGCGAACAGTCGCGGCTGCTGCGCAACCATGGATAG
- the dapA gene encoding 4-hydroxy-tetrahydrodipicolinate synthase: MFSGSIPALVTLFRDGSIDEAAYRGFVDWQVREGSHALVPCGTTGESATLDHEEHYRVIDLCIAAAAGRVPVIAGCGSNDTATAKRHMAHARVAGAAAALVVVPYYNRPNQDGLYAHFAALAEASDLPIILYNVPGRTVADMSVETMARLAEIPTIIGIKDATGNVARVSAQRIACGSDFVQLSGNDDMALGFMAMGGVGCISVTANVAPRLCADFQNACLGGDWAEALRLQDLLYPLHAALFSDASPGPVKYALSRIRPDWSAELRLPMTPPGEASRRAVDLALSRAGLI; this comes from the coding sequence ATGTTTTCAGGGTCGATTCCGGCCTTGGTGACTCTTTTTCGCGACGGATCGATCGACGAGGCCGCCTATCGCGGCTTTGTCGACTGGCAGGTGCGCGAGGGCAGCCATGCGCTGGTCCCCTGCGGGACGACCGGCGAATCGGCGACGCTCGACCATGAAGAGCATTACCGGGTGATCGATCTGTGCATCGCGGCAGCCGCTGGCCGCGTGCCGGTGATCGCGGGCTGCGGCTCCAACGACACTGCCACCGCCAAGCGCCACATGGCCCATGCCAGGGTCGCCGGGGCGGCGGCGGCGCTGGTCGTCGTGCCTTATTACAACCGACCGAACCAGGACGGGCTCTATGCCCATTTCGCCGCGCTGGCCGAGGCGAGCGACCTGCCGATCATCCTCTACAACGTCCCCGGCCGCACGGTTGCCGACATGTCGGTCGAGACGATGGCGCGGCTTGCCGAAATCCCGACCATCATCGGCATCAAGGATGCGACCGGCAATGTCGCGCGGGTGTCGGCGCAGCGGATCGCCTGTGGCAGCGATTTCGTCCAGCTGTCGGGCAATGACGACATGGCGCTCGGCTTCATGGCGATGGGCGGCGTCGGCTGCATCTCGGTCACTGCCAATGTCGCGCCGCGCCTGTGCGCGGATTTCCAGAATGCGTGCCTCGGCGGCGACTGGGCCGAGGCGCTGAGGCTGCAGGACCTGCTCTATCCGCTTCATGCCGCGCTGTTCAGCGATGCCTCGCCGGGGCCGGTCAAATATGCGCTGTCGCGCATCCGCCCGGACTGGTCGGCCGAGCTGCGCCTGCCGATGACGCCGCCGGGCGAGGCGTCGCGCCGCGCGGTTGATCTGGCATTAAGCCGCGCCGGTCTTATCTGA
- a CDS encoding lytic transglycosylase domain-containing protein, which produces MVSRILPLMLLFGASASIADQRLVPADQGVAPQPYNANDPLLGAVAQWNALRQTADLPFDSYAGFLIAHPGWPGETALRRRAEQALLPGQVPPARIAAFFDRFPPLTNQGQARHAEALAALGRRAEALAAARKAWTSGTLSPADEALVLGQFGASFTAADQDERMDRLLWAGKTSAATRQLALTSPARRALFTARLALRTNAPDAAALAGQMAGTGNADAGFVADMAVWRRHNGDMAGMRALLAEQRSYQTRPVDAEKWLEFMLAAARGAAAEGDWAGAHAIARQLDQAFAPGTDVQGRSNGERDDYTSLAWLAGTAALNRLGRPADAVPMFDRYARAAKSPQTQAKGHYWAGRAAQAAGRTAEASRYFALSAAHPDQFYGQLALERLGRPIPAPGTPGATRVAAEDRVAFNRREIVRVARLLGAAGRWQEQTQFVRAISAAVESDAEHALAAELAQGIGRPDLAVMVGRSARVNGASDYVRTGYPLVKVPVGQEAWTTIIHAIARQESQFDRAAVSHAGARGLMQLMPGTAREQAEKIGLSYDAPALTENTDYNIQLGSSYFQRMLSYYGGSYPLAIAAYNAGPGNVNKWLKANGDPRLPGQDMIRWIEEIPVFETRNYVQRVLENAVVYDTLHPGRAHKSGPNLLSAYLGKAIPG; this is translated from the coding sequence ATGGTCTCGCGCATTCTTCCCCTGATGCTGCTGTTCGGGGCATCGGCCTCGATCGCCGACCAGCGGCTGGTGCCTGCCGATCAGGGGGTCGCCCCCCAGCCCTATAACGCGAATGATCCGCTGCTGGGCGCGGTGGCGCAGTGGAACGCGCTGCGCCAGACCGCCGATCTGCCGTTCGACAGCTATGCCGGGTTCCTGATCGCCCATCCCGGCTGGCCGGGAGAAACGGCGCTGCGCCGCCGGGCCGAGCAGGCGCTGCTCCCCGGCCAGGTGCCGCCGGCGCGGATCGCCGCCTTTTTCGACCGTTTCCCGCCGCTGACCAACCAGGGCCAGGCGCGTCATGCCGAGGCGCTGGCCGCCCTTGGCCGCCGGGCCGAGGCGCTGGCCGCCGCGCGCAAGGCATGGACATCGGGTACGCTCAGCCCCGCCGACGAGGCGCTGGTGCTCGGCCAGTTCGGCGCGTCGTTCACCGCCGCCGATCAGGACGAGCGGATGGACCGGCTGCTCTGGGCGGGCAAGACCAGCGCGGCGACCCGCCAGCTGGCGCTGACCAGCCCTGCCCGGCGCGCGCTGTTCACCGCGCGGCTGGCGCTGCGCACCAATGCCCCTGACGCCGCGGCGCTGGCCGGGCAGATGGCGGGCACCGGCAATGCCGATGCCGGTTTTGTCGCCGACATGGCGGTCTGGCGGCGCCACAATGGCGACATGGCCGGCATGCGCGCGCTGCTGGCCGAGCAGCGCAGCTATCAGACCCGCCCGGTCGATGCCGAAAAATGGCTGGAGTTCATGCTCGCGGCTGCGCGCGGCGCGGCGGCCGAGGGCGACTGGGCGGGCGCGCACGCCATTGCCCGGCAGCTCGATCAGGCCTTTGCCCCCGGCACCGACGTTCAGGGGCGCAGCAATGGCGAGCGCGACGATTATACCAGCCTTGCCTGGCTGGCCGGCACGGCGGCGCTCAACCGGCTCGGGCGGCCCGCCGATGCGGTGCCGATGTTCGACCGCTATGCCCGCGCCGCCAAATCGCCCCAGACCCAGGCCAAGGGCCATTACTGGGCCGGCCGCGCCGCGCAGGCGGCGGGCCGCACGGCCGAAGCCAGCCGCTATTTCGCGCTGTCCGCCGCGCATCCCGACCAGTTTTACGGCCAGCTGGCGCTCGAACGGCTGGGCCGCCCGATCCCGGCCCCCGGCACGCCCGGTGCCACCCGCGTCGCCGCTGAAGACCGTGTCGCCTTCAACCGGCGCGAAATCGTGCGCGTCGCGCGGCTGCTGGGCGCCGCCGGGCGGTGGCAGGAACAGACCCAGTTTGTGCGCGCGATTTCGGCGGCGGTCGAAAGCGATGCCGAACATGCGCTGGCAGCCGAGCTGGCGCAGGGCATCGGCCGCCCCGATCTGGCGGTGATGGTCGGCCGGTCGGCGCGGGTCAACGGCGCCAGCGACTATGTCCGCACCGGCTATCCGCTGGTCAAGGTGCCGGTCGGCCAGGAAGCATGGACGACGATCATCCATGCCATCGCCCGGCAGGAAAGCCAGTTCGACCGCGCCGCCGTCAGCCATGCCGGCGCGCGCGGGCTGATGCAGCTGATGCCCGGCACCGCGCGCGAACAGGCGGAAAAGATCGGGCTGAGCTATGATGCGCCGGCGCTCACGGAGAATACCGACTATAACATCCAGCTCGGCTCATCCTATTTCCAGCGGATGCTGAGCTATTATGGCGGCAGCTATCCGCTTGCCATCGCGGCCTATAATGCCGGGCCGGGCAATGTGAACAAATGGCTGAAGGCCAATGGCGATCCGCGCCTGCCGGGGCAGGACATGATCCGCTGGATCGAGGAGATCCCGGTGTTCGAGACGCGCAATTACGTCCAGCGCGTGCTGGAAAACGCCGTCGTCTACGACACGCTTCACCCGGGCCGGGCGCACAAAAGCGGCCCCAATCTGCTGAGCGCCTATCTGGGCAAGGCCATTCCGGGCTGA
- a CDS encoding GreA/GreB family elongation factor produces MTTRPNYITPAGYAALKAEYDRLLGSERPALVETISWAAGNGDRSENGDYIYGRKKLREIDRTLGRLAARMKAAKVVNPAQQPDRSRVYFGATVTIADEDDNQRTLTIIGNDEADAGRGRVGWDSPIARALRGAAVGDLRRISLPGGEVEYEVVAISYPAG; encoded by the coding sequence GTGACGACGCGCCCCAACTACATCACCCCCGCCGGCTATGCCGCGCTCAAGGCCGAATATGACCGGCTGCTCGGCAGCGAACGCCCGGCGCTGGTCGAAACGATCAGCTGGGCGGCGGGCAATGGCGACCGGTCCGAGAATGGCGACTATATCTATGGCCGCAAGAAGCTGCGCGAGATCGACCGCACGCTCGGGCGGCTGGCGGCGCGGATGAAGGCGGCCAAGGTCGTCAATCCGGCGCAGCAGCCGGACCGGTCGCGCGTCTATTTCGGCGCCACCGTGACGATTGCCGACGAGGACGACAATCAGCGCACGCTGACCATCATCGGCAATGACGAAGCCGATGCCGGGCGCGGCCGTGTCGGCTGGGACAGCCCCATCGCCCGCGCGCTGCGCGGTGCCGCGGTCGGCGATCTGCGGCGGATCAGCCTGCCCGGCGGCGAAGTGGAATATGAGGTGGTGGCGATCAGCTATCCGGCGGGCTGA
- a CDS encoding polyphosphate kinase 2 family protein: protein MRIDLQDHEQGTPYPGDAAADLAALQDRLARIQVAHIVHKRRAIILIEGWDAAGKGGIIQRLTARWDPRYFSVWPIAAPTPEEKDRHFLWRFWPRLPLSGDIAVFDRSWYGRVLVERVEGFAREAEWKRAYDEINEFEAQQRDCNTTLVKLFVHVTQEEQDRRLRRRFEDPWKRWKTGAEDYRNRARRADYLAALADMFRLTDTRWAPWTVIDGNDKPAARIHALTAIADQLEAAVPMTPPPLDPELERIVRTQLGG, encoded by the coding sequence ATGCGCATCGACCTTCAGGATCATGAACAGGGCACGCCCTATCCGGGCGACGCCGCCGCCGATCTGGCCGCGCTGCAGGACAGGCTGGCGCGGATCCAGGTGGCGCATATCGTCCACAAAAGACGGGCGATCATCCTGATCGAGGGGTGGGACGCCGCCGGCAAGGGCGGGATCATCCAGCGGCTGACAGCGCGTTGGGACCCGCGCTATTTCAGCGTCTGGCCGATCGCGGCGCCGACGCCGGAGGAAAAGGACCGGCATTTCCTGTGGCGTTTCTGGCCGCGCCTGCCGCTGTCCGGCGATATCGCGGTGTTCGACCGCAGCTGGTATGGCCGGGTGCTGGTCGAGCGGGTCGAGGGCTTTGCGCGCGAGGCCGAATGGAAACGCGCCTATGACGAGATCAACGAGTTCGAGGCGCAGCAGCGCGACTGCAACACCACGCTCGTCAAGCTGTTCGTCCATGTGACGCAGGAGGAACAGGACCGGCGGCTGAGGCGGCGGTTCGAGGATCCGTGGAAAAGGTGGAAGACCGGGGCGGAAGATTATCGCAACCGCGCCCGCCGGGCCGATTATCTGGCGGCGCTGGCCGACATGTTCCGCCTGACCGACACGCGCTGGGCACCGTGGACGGTGATCGACGGCAATGACAAGCCCGCGGCGCGCATCCACGCCCTGACCGCGATCGCCGACCAGCTGGAAGCCGCCGTCCCGATGACGCCGCCACCGCTCGACCCCGAACTGGAACGCATCGTCCGCACCCAGCTGGGCGGGTGA
- the aspS gene encoding aspartate--tRNA ligase has protein sequence MHIYRTHSCGALRAANVGETVRLSGWIHRKRDHGGVLFVDLRDHYGMTQIVADADSPALPVLDGLRAESVVTIDGVVKARAGATVNAQLPTGEIEVFARGVTVQSAAQELPMPVAGEADYPEDIRLRYRFLDLRRERLHANIVLRSQVIASIRQRMIGQGFTEFQTPILTASSPEGARDYLVPSRVHPGKFYALPQAPQMFKQLIMVAGFDRYFQIAPCFRDEDARADRSPGEFYQLDFEMSFVTQDDVFAAIEPVLHGVFEEFANGRQVSAAPFPRIPYRESMLKYGSDKPDLRNPIVISDVSEHFRGSGFGLFARIVEGGGVVRAIPAPNTAGHSRKFFDDMNDWARAEGHAGLGYITQKGGEPGGPIAKNHGEEATRKLIAELGLGPDDGIFFAAGKEGQAAKLAGAARTRLGEQLDLIDRNRFEFCWIVDFPMYEYDEDAKKIDFSHNPFSMPQGELEALETKDPLDILAYQYDIVCNGVELSSGAIRNHRPEIMYKAFEIAGYSKQDVDTNFAGMINAFKYGAPPHGGSAPGIDRIVMLLADEPNIREVILFPMNQKAEDLMMGAPSTVTAKQLRELHIRTVDGPGTKDAAPKG, from the coding sequence ATGCATATCTACCGTACGCACAGCTGCGGCGCCCTGCGCGCCGCCAATGTCGGCGAAACCGTCCGTCTGTCGGGCTGGATCCACCGCAAGCGCGACCATGGCGGCGTGCTGTTCGTCGATCTGCGCGATCATTACGGCATGACCCAGATCGTCGCCGACGCCGACTCCCCGGCGCTGCCGGTGCTCGACGGGCTGCGCGCGGAATCGGTCGTCACCATCGACGGGGTCGTCAAGGCCCGTGCCGGCGCGACCGTCAACGCGCAGCTGCCGACCGGCGAGATCGAGGTGTTCGCGCGCGGCGTCACCGTCCAGTCGGCGGCGCAGGAACTGCCGATGCCGGTGGCGGGCGAGGCCGACTATCCCGAGGATATCCGCCTGCGCTACCGCTTCCTCGATCTGCGGCGCGAGCGGCTGCACGCCAATATCGTGCTGCGCAGCCAGGTGATCGCGTCGATCCGCCAGCGCATGATCGGTCAGGGCTTTACCGAGTTCCAGACCCCGATCCTGACCGCCTCGTCGCCCGAGGGCGCGCGCGACTATCTGGTGCCCAGCCGCGTCCATCCGGGCAAATTCTACGCGCTCCCCCAGGCGCCGCAGATGTTCAAGCAGCTGATCATGGTCGCGGGCTTTGACCGCTATTTCCAGATCGCGCCCTGCTTCCGCGACGAGGACGCCCGCGCCGACCGTTCGCCGGGCGAGTTCTATCAGCTCGATTTCGAGATGAGCTTCGTCACCCAGGACGATGTGTTCGCCGCGATCGAGCCGGTGCTGCACGGTGTGTTCGAGGAATTCGCCAATGGCCGTCAGGTCAGCGCCGCGCCGTTCCCGCGCATTCCGTATCGCGAATCGATGCTCAAATACGGGTCGGACAAGCCCGATCTGCGCAACCCGATCGTGATTTCGGACGTGTCGGAGCATTTCCGCGGCTCCGGCTTCGGCCTGTTCGCGCGCATCGTCGAGGGCGGCGGCGTCGTCCGCGCCATCCCGGCGCCGAACACCGCCGGGCACAGCCGCAAATTCTTCGACGACATGAACGACTGGGCACGCGCCGAGGGCCATGCCGGCCTTGGCTATATCACCCAGAAGGGCGGCGAGCCGGGCGGTCCCATCGCCAAGAACCATGGCGAGGAAGCGACCCGCAAGCTGATCGCCGAGCTGGGCCTTGGCCCGGATGACGGCATCTTCTTTGCCGCCGGCAAGGAAGGTCAGGCGGCAAAGCTCGCCGGGGCCGCGCGCACCCGGCTGGGCGAGCAGCTGGACCTGATCGACCGCAACCGGTTCGAGTTCTGCTGGATCGTCGACTTCCCGATGTATGAATATGACGAGGATGCGAAGAAGATCGATTTCTCGCACAACCCGTTCTCGATGCCGCAGGGCGAGCTGGAGGCGCTGGAGACCAAGGATCCGCTCGACATCCTTGCCTATCAGTATGACATCGTCTGCAACGGCGTGGAGCTGAGTTCGGGCGCAATCCGGAACCACCGGCCGGAGATCATGTACAAGGCGTTCGAGATCGCCGGCTATTCGAAGCAGGATGTCGACACCAACTTTGCCGGCATGATCAACGCGTTCAAATATGGCGCGCCGCCGCATGGCGGGTCGGCCCCCGGCATCGACCGCATCGTCATGCTGCTGGCCGATGAGCCCAATATCCGCGAGGTCATCCTGTTCCCGATGAACCAGAAGGCGGAAGACCTGATGATGGGCGCGCCGAGCACGGTGACGGCCAAGCAGCTGCGCGAACTGCACATCCGCACGGTCGACGGGCCGGGCACCAAGGACGCTGCGCCGAAGGGCTAA
- the rnd gene encoding ribonuclease D, which translates to MHIHPLITDTASLAALCARLSQARFVAVDTEFMRENTFWPDLCLIQIADENEAAAIDPKAEGLDLTPLLDLLVANEDVLKVFHAGGQDVEIIHNLTGRTPHPIFDTQIAAMALGQGDQIGYGNLVDSWLGIQLDKGARFTDWARRPLDQRQIDYAIGDVTHLVRIFPMILAKLVKKGRGDWLDEEMERLADPANYVNEPELAWLRVKVPSRKADVLGRLKALAAWREREAQGKNLPRGRIVKDETLADLAAHPPRQQADLTRVRGLSAGWGGNDIGGRLMKALAEAQPLPAAEMPRDERRPGLGKDGSLVADLLKLLLKIRARDIDVAPRLLARTDELELLAAGRRDGLSILTGWRFDQFGKDALDLVEGRLAFAVRGGKLSMARTEQPAGENGG; encoded by the coding sequence ATGCACATCCATCCGCTGATTACCGATACTGCCAGCCTAGCCGCGCTGTGCGCCCGCCTGTCGCAGGCCCGTTTCGTCGCGGTCGATACCGAGTTCATGCGCGAAAACACCTTCTGGCCGGACCTGTGCCTGATCCAGATCGCCGACGAGAATGAGGCCGCGGCGATCGATCCCAAGGCCGAGGGGCTGGACCTGACGCCGCTGCTCGACCTGCTGGTCGCCAATGAGGATGTGCTCAAGGTGTTTCACGCCGGCGGCCAGGATGTGGAGATCATCCACAATCTGACCGGGCGGACCCCGCATCCGATCTTCGACACCCAGATCGCGGCCATGGCGCTCGGCCAGGGGGATCAGATCGGCTATGGCAATCTGGTCGACAGCTGGCTGGGCATTCAGCTCGACAAGGGCGCGCGCTTTACCGACTGGGCGCGCCGCCCGCTCGACCAGCGCCAGATCGACTATGCGATCGGCGACGTGACCCATCTGGTCAGGATTTTCCCGATGATCCTTGCCAAGCTGGTCAAGAAAGGGCGCGGCGACTGGCTGGACGAGGAAATGGAGCGGCTGGCGGACCCGGCCAACTATGTCAACGAACCCGAACTGGCCTGGCTCAGGGTCAAGGTGCCCAGCCGCAAGGCCGATGTGCTCGGCCGGCTGAAGGCTCTCGCCGCCTGGCGCGAGCGCGAGGCGCAGGGCAAGAATCTGCCGCGCGGCCGCATCGTCAAGGACGAGACGCTGGCCGATCTCGCTGCCCATCCCCCGCGCCAGCAGGCGGACCTGACGCGGGTGCGCGGCCTGTCGGCCGGCTGGGGCGGCAATGACATTGGCGGGCGGCTGATGAAGGCGCTGGCCGAGGCGCAGCCGCTGCCCGCCGCCGAAATGCCGCGCGACGAACGGCGGCCGGGGCTGGGCAAGGATGGCAGCCTGGTCGCCGATCTGCTGAAGCTGCTGCTCAAGATCCGGGCGCGCGACATCGATGTCGCCCCCCGGCTGCTCGCGCGCACCGACGAGCTGGAACTGCTCGCCGCCGGGCGGCGCGACGGGCTGTCGATCCTGACCGGCTGGCGCTTCGATCAATTCGGCAAGGATGCGCTCGATCTGGTCGAAGGGCGGCTTGCCTTTGCGGTGCGCGGCGGCAAGCTGAGCATGGCCCGCACCGAACAGCCGGCCGGGGAGAATGGCGGATGA
- a CDS encoding I78 family peptidase inhibitor — MSKRRPTFDRSVLAGAMLGALLLSGLSACGKKPRPPRTPAATPPWTGCSTASLEDLVGREASEPTIAEARKRAGAALVRLKPPGAMVTMDYRPDRLNLTLDAQNRITALNCG, encoded by the coding sequence ATGAGCAAGCGACGCCCGACCTTTGACCGTTCCGTGCTGGCCGGGGCGATGCTCGGCGCGCTGCTGCTGTCGGGCCTGTCGGCCTGCGGCAAGAAGCCGCGCCCGCCGCGCACCCCCGCCGCCACCCCGCCCTGGACCGGATGCAGCACCGCCTCGCTTGAGGATTTGGTGGGCCGCGAAGCGTCCGAACCGACGATCGCCGAAGCGCGCAAGCGCGCCGGGGCGGCGCTCGTCCGGCTGAAACCGCCGGGGGCCATGGTGACGATGGATTACCGGCCCGACCGGCTGAACCTGACCCTCGACGCGCAGAACCGGATCACCGCGCTCAACTGCGGCTGA